The Natronobacterium texcoconense genome includes the window CGGCGTCTCGTAGTAGACCGCGGTGTCGATCCCCCTGTCCTCGAGCGTCGCCGCGAGTGCGTCCCGGTCGTCCGCCCTGATCGTGTACTGATGGTAGACGTGGCGGTAGCCGGCTGGCTCAGTCGGGGTTTCGACCGGCAGTTCCGCGAGATGCTCGTCGTAGTACGCCGCGTTCTCTCGCCGGGCGTCGTTGAACTCGGGCAACCGCTCGAGTTGATGGCGACCGATCGCCGCGGCAGGGCTGGTCAGTCGGTAGTTGTGCCCGAGCGAGACGTGATCGTAGCCACCCGTTCCCGTCTCGCCCCGGCCGTGGTTGACGTACTGTTCGATCCGGTCGGCAACGTCGTCTCGGTCGGTCGTGATCGCACCCCCCTCGCCGGTCGTCATGTTCTTCGTCGGATAGAAGGAGAAGCAGGCGGCGTCGCCGAAGCTTCCGACGCGATCGCCCTCGATCTCGGCACCGTGAGCCTGGCATGCGTCCTCGAGGACGAACAGGTCGTGGTCGTCGGCGAGGTCACACAGCGTCGGCATCTCGGCGGGGAGTCCGTAGAGGTGGACCGGAAGAATGCCGACGACGTCCTCGCGTTCCTGCAGGACGGCCTCGACCGCCCCGGGATCGAGCGCGTACGTCTCGGGATCGACGTCGGCGAAGACGGGTTTGCCGCCCGCGAGCCTGATCGCGTTCGCGCTCGCGACGAAGGAGAACGGAGAGGTGACGACCGCATCGCCGTCCTCGACGCCGAGCGCCTCGAGTGCGGCGTGCAAGGCCGTCGTTCCGTTCGACGTCGCGACGGCACGATCGGTGTCACAGTAGGCGGCGAACTCCTCCTCGAAGGTCCTGACTACGGGACCGTCCGCGAGCGTTCCATCCTCGAGCAGCGTCCCTACCCGATCGATGGCGTCGTCGCCGATCGCCGGGTTCGCGATCGAGACGCCACCGTCGTGG containing:
- a CDS encoding DegT/DnrJ/EryC1/StrS family aminotransferase, producing the protein MTDTSYDTDTEAEIDAEPDHDGGVSIANPAIGDDAIDRVGTLLEDGTLADGPVVRTFEEEFAAYCDTDRAVATSNGTTALHAALEALGVEDGDAVVTSPFSFVASANAIRLAGGKPVFADVDPETYALDPGAVEAVLQEREDVVGILPVHLYGLPAEMPTLCDLADDHDLFVLEDACQAHGAEIEGDRVGSFGDAACFSFYPTKNMTTGEGGAITTDRDDVADRIEQYVNHGRGETGTGGYDHVSLGHNYRLTSPAAAIGRHQLERLPEFNDARRENAAYYDEHLAELPVETPTEPAGYRHVYHQYTIRADDRDALAATLEDRGIDTAVYYETPIHRQPAYEGVSTAAPRFPEAERAAETVLSLPVHPALSAGDRRTVVEAIHDHYT